In Sporosarcina psychrophila, a genomic segment contains:
- a CDS encoding helix-turn-helix domain-containing protein, producing MSNYGGTIKKIRKNKGYTQKEVTGNLFTQATYSNFESDKSDILSTNFMHLLLQLQLTTDELSYIHNDYQFNKPTEIVKSFFRLPYNNKTEISKVISSIDEYHLFGNRNIVLEELRSICESLLIIETTGDFKKAREKVNKVWERISYYDQWYLLDIQMMNVILYFFDDDVVIYITDKLLERLKIYKNFEEAIRLRSTLTLNLSLLLIKNGMFSEALNRLEKLIESHLQELSYKPLAVCYNRMAICYSYTSRGKENTINRKIELLLEIYEDELFKQMIQLEYKKYSCD from the coding sequence ATGTCGAATTATGGCGGGACAATTAAGAAGATTAGAAAAAATAAAGGATATACTCAAAAAGAGGTTACAGGAAACTTATTCACACAAGCAACCTATTCAAATTTCGAATCTGACAAATCGGATATTCTTTCGACAAATTTCATGCACCTTTTGTTACAACTCCAATTAACCACTGATGAACTTAGTTATATTCATAATGATTATCAATTCAATAAACCCACAGAAATAGTCAAAAGTTTTTTCCGTTTACCGTATAATAATAAGACTGAAATTTCTAAAGTTATAAGTTCAATAGATGAATATCATCTTTTTGGAAATAGAAATATTGTCTTAGAGGAATTGAGAAGTATCTGCGAATCTCTATTAATTATAGAGACTACTGGTGATTTTAAGAAGGCAAGAGAAAAAGTGAATAAAGTATGGGAAAGAATCTCATACTATGATCAATGGTATTTATTGGATATACAAATGATGAATGTAATTTTATACTTTTTTGATGATGATGTGGTTATATATATTACAGATAAACTTCTGGAAAGACTTAAAATTTATAAAAACTTTGAAGAAGCAATAAGGCTAAGATCAACTCTTACACTCAATTTATCGTTACTACTCATTAAAAACGGTATGTTTTCGGAAGCACTTAATAGATTGGAAAAACTTATAGAATCACATTTGCAAGAGTTATCCTATAAACCATTAGCAGTTTGTTATAATCGTATGGCAATATGTTATTCGTATACATCAAGGGGAAAAGAAAACACAATCAATCGAAAAATAGAACTTCTCTTAGAAATCTATGAGGATGAGTTGTTTAAACAGATGATTCAACTTGAATATAAAAAATACTCCTGTGACTGA
- a CDS encoding tyrosine-type recombinase/integrase, giving the protein MELQDLSTLPALQNRLDEAEKDGQKAFHDFTDPDMMKWFLYERRHLNQKNDRTERTVREYERELLLFIEQLLTYSTEIDVDVAYIIEGSLFKSLQSRHLRRYQEWLATDSPYVVSKGAYSPATLERKTTILKAFFAFLHRVGYIQEPIHQGLRIATVRKDDRPNRDLGPVDVVMLLNTFRDMQQPIMFTIIHVLTTTGIRNEEFCTLQVKDLKVDSIQGGYYLDVLGKGNKRRHVPLKEKVVHSIRSFRNARGLLPIERAHLDDPLFTTNTGRAYSPSYLSQYVKKEITSLEQLKLSDQTMKITPHVFRHAFAIISKLNGVDIYDIMRSLGHEKIETTMIYLEKIFEKERHAIHAWKPDIFGDYI; this is encoded by the coding sequence ATGGAGCTACAGGATCTATCAACTTTGCCGGCTCTTCAAAATCGTTTAGATGAAGCAGAGAAAGATGGACAAAAGGCTTTTCATGATTTTACGGATCCAGACATGATGAAATGGTTTCTTTACGAACGTCGCCACTTGAACCAAAAAAATGATCGGACGGAGAGGACAGTTAGAGAGTATGAGCGTGAACTTTTGCTCTTCATCGAACAGCTCTTAACATACAGTACAGAAATCGATGTAGATGTCGCCTATATAATAGAAGGTTCTCTGTTTAAATCACTTCAATCACGTCATTTAAGAAGGTATCAAGAGTGGTTAGCAACTGACAGTCCGTATGTGGTGAGCAAAGGGGCATACTCCCCTGCAACGCTAGAACGGAAAACAACGATACTCAAAGCATTTTTTGCATTTCTGCATCGTGTGGGCTATATTCAGGAACCGATTCACCAGGGATTACGGATTGCGACCGTTCGAAAAGATGATCGACCTAATCGGGATTTAGGACCAGTCGATGTCGTAATGCTACTGAATACATTTAGAGACATGCAGCAACCAATCATGTTTACGATTATTCACGTCTTAACAACAACCGGAATTCGGAATGAAGAATTTTGTACCTTGCAGGTGAAAGACTTAAAAGTGGATTCTATTCAAGGCGGCTATTATTTGGATGTGTTGGGGAAAGGGAATAAGAGACGGCATGTTCCGTTGAAAGAGAAAGTGGTCCATAGCATTCGTAGTTTTCGCAATGCACGGGGCCTATTGCCAATCGAACGAGCGCATCTGGATGATCCGCTTTTTACAACGAATACAGGACGAGCATATTCCCCCTCATATTTATCGCAGTATGTGAAAAAGGAGATTACAAGCTTAGAACAGCTGAAGTTATCGGATCAAACGATGAAGATCACCCCACACGTATTCCGCCATGCCTTCGCAATCATCTCAAAACTAAATGGCGTAGATATTTACGATATTATGAGAAGTCTTGGACATGAGAAGATTGAAACCACAATGATCTATTTGGAGAAGATCTTTGAGAAAGAACGCCACGCAATTCATGCATGGAAGCCAGATATATTTGGGGATTATATCTAA
- a CDS encoding phosphotransferase: protein MVNELFNHYVKYDQNASWGRLDGIPQQTWYDFNRSSLESARTNIRDLLPNEDYFKVESIVERIASVEKQETKYLLHGDTGVHNLVFQNNTLSGIIDPSPMVGPIIYDFTYAFCSSSDDLNIETLLSTFSLLKQVPIEETRLIEEVIFQLYTRIGICIRVHPHDLEGYLKAWEYWKQLS, encoded by the coding sequence TTGGTAAATGAACTATTTAACCACTACGTCAAATACGATCAGAATGCCAGCTGGGGAAGACTAGATGGAATACCACAACAAACTTGGTATGATTTCAATAGAAGTAGTTTGGAATCAGCGCGTACAAATATAAGGGATTTATTGCCAAATGAAGATTATTTTAAGGTGGAATCAATAGTTGAACGAATAGCTTCGGTTGAAAAACAGGAAACTAAATACTTGCTTCACGGGGATACCGGAGTTCACAATCTTGTGTTTCAAAATAACACACTTAGCGGAATTATAGATCCATCACCTATGGTAGGTCCTATAATCTACGACTTTACCTATGCATTTTGTTCATCATCTGATGACTTGAATATAGAAACATTACTTTCAACATTTTCATTACTTAAACAAGTGCCCATAGAGGAAACAAGACTTATAGAAGAAGTTATTTTCCAACTTTATACGCGGATTGGAATTTGTATTAGGGTCCATCCGCATGATTTAGAGGGCTATCTTAAAGCTTGGGAATACTGGAAACAACTGAGCTAG
- a CDS encoding YiiX/YebB-like N1pC/P60 family cysteine hydrolase, whose amino-acid sequence MYKKKIMLSLALAVSFLATNQQNNVKAEEVNDQNIEFKSTIPEGYYDEVLEGQKDTAEYIKNMQLENQKLTNSDVETFAVPIPDGSMGNTGDILYTPSGFSSTSLPVGGHAAIVVDRYSTIEAMGLRQDTDGVRYWTNNFKERYKDARAYTVIGATASQKQSAVNNAKYELYDPYNYSFYEKTRTDAFYCSQLVWRAWYDLGVELDYNGGTAVWPIDLTKGSKVKAI is encoded by the coding sequence ATGTATAAAAAGAAAATCATGTTATCTCTAGCATTAGCAGTATCTTTTTTAGCAACGAATCAACAAAATAATGTCAAAGCAGAAGAAGTCAATGACCAAAATATTGAATTTAAGAGCACAATACCTGAGGGTTACTATGATGAAGTTTTGGAAGGACAAAAAGATACCGCTGAATACATTAAAAATATGCAGTTAGAAAATCAAAAACTAACTAACTCCGATGTAGAAACTTTTGCTGTACCTATACCAGATGGCTCTATGGGGAATACAGGCGATATTCTTTATACTCCAAGTGGATTTAGTTCTACATCCCTACCTGTAGGAGGCCACGCAGCAATTGTTGTTGATCGTTATTCAACAATAGAAGCTATGGGATTAAGGCAGGATACTGATGGGGTGAGATATTGGACGAATAACTTTAAAGAGCGATATAAAGATGCTCGGGCTTATACAGTAATTGGCGCAACTGCAAGTCAAAAGCAAAGTGCAGTTAACAATGCTAAATACGAACTTTATGATCCTTATAACTATTCATTCTATGAAAAAACTAGAACAGATGCTTTCTATTGCTCACAATTAGTATGGAGAGCTTGGTATGACCTAGGAGTCGAACTAGATTATAATGGAGGAACTGCAGTCTGGCCTATCGACTTAACTAAAGGCAGTAAAGTGAAAGCAATTTAA
- a CDS encoding helix-turn-helix domain-containing protein has protein sequence MNDWYTRLEVADILGISKATVYHYAKQKKIIKIEDPHRLIREVRYKREEVDTLAAERQRNQPMGLRPSELAKQLGVTTQRIYALIRETDLPVDELPVGDERTIYSIPDETAVWITQEIERTASVRGTRVEFYDAKFDIVLYQLFRTQQGQDMRVLRNDNQEWGFYLQSRTWIPFANGIHIYQYEAVYPIHRPNSRVKGYTDFSLPKDLQESFDFLDFVYQIWGIENIRIREHDTHIDLSIKSGEIELSIPVPEILTESIIKRFLVLGDVVIKEGEWTLISGYRRTTFDLPNNLLDKLQEIAKEKDLSMSEYVEEAVREKFEREEKME, from the coding sequence TTGAATGATTGGTACACAAGACTAGAGGTAGCGGATATACTTGGTATATCGAAGGCTACTGTCTACCACTATGCGAAACAAAAGAAAATCATTAAAATAGAAGACCCACATCGCCTGATACGAGAAGTGAGGTACAAACGGGAAGAAGTCGACACACTTGCTGCAGAACGACAACGCAATCAACCGATGGGGCTTCGGCCTTCTGAACTCGCTAAACAATTGGGCGTGACAACGCAGCGCATTTATGCCTTAATTCGAGAAACTGATTTACCCGTGGATGAATTGCCTGTTGGAGATGAACGCACTATCTATTCCATTCCAGATGAAACGGCGGTATGGATCACACAAGAAATCGAACGGACAGCGTCTGTGCGGGGGACACGGGTTGAATTTTATGATGCTAAATTTGATATCGTACTATACCAGCTTTTCCGTACACAACAGGGACAAGATATGCGTGTATTGCGCAACGACAACCAGGAATGGGGCTTCTATTTGCAATCGCGGACATGGATTCCTTTTGCGAATGGTATCCATATTTATCAGTATGAAGCGGTGTATCCGATTCATCGTCCGAATAGTAGAGTAAAAGGGTATACAGACTTTTCACTACCAAAAGACTTACAGGAATCGTTTGATTTCCTTGATTTCGTCTATCAAATATGGGGGATTGAAAACATTCGCATCCGTGAGCACGACACACATATTGATTTGTCGATAAAAAGCGGAGAAATTGAGCTATCTATACCTGTTCCGGAGATACTTACAGAAAGTATTATAAAGAGATTTCTCGTATTAGGCGATGTTGTAATTAAAGAAGGCGAGTGGACGCTTATTAGCGGATACAGGCGCACGACATTTGATTTACCAAACAATCTGCTGGATAAATTGCAGGAGATTGCCAAAGAAAAAGACCTGTCAATGAGTGAATATGTGGAAGAGGCAGTGCGGGAGAAATTTGAAAGGGAAGAGAAAATGGAATGA
- a CDS encoding VOC family protein, producing MIKGLYEAHLPVSDLERSIKFYESLGLEFDHRIEARVAFLWLEKDKSWLGLWQTDKVNLDYHPSIRHIAFHVELEDLRNSRKWLAERNIEARKAFGFEPIEPFVMPNERYGHAKIHFNDPDGNSLEFICKVEKNNPNVTSNMYLSDWEKANFSPK from the coding sequence ATGATTAAAGGATTATACGAAGCCCATTTACCCGTAAGTGACCTAGAACGCTCAATTAAATTTTATGAAAGTTTAGGATTAGAATTTGACCATAGAATAGAGGCTAGAGTAGCATTCCTTTGGTTAGAAAAAGACAAAAGTTGGTTAGGTTTATGGCAAACAGACAAAGTAAATCTCGACTATCACCCATCAATCCGACATATTGCTTTCCATGTAGAACTAGAAGATTTACGGAATTCGCGAAAATGGCTTGCAGAAAGAAACATCGAGGCTAGAAAAGCGTTTGGTTTTGAACCAATCGAACCATTCGTTATGCCTAACGAGAGATATGGCCATGCCAAAATACATTTTAATGATCCAGATGGAAACAGTTTAGAATTTATCTGTAAAGTTGAGAAAAACAATCCTAACGTAACCAGTAATATGTATTTGAGCGATTGGGAGAAAGCTAATTTCTCTCCTAAATAA
- a CDS encoding GNAT family N-acetyltransferase: MSILKATGNDLDSLAELLDLYRVFYQQKSNINGAKEFIKDRLSNEESVIFIAFDENNPIGFVQLYPSFSSVSLKRTWILNDLYVMESVRGKGFGEKLIKKAISFAADTGAKGILLETNVENITAQKLYEKIGFTKEKNYFYFFSI, from the coding sequence ATGAGCATTCTAAAAGCAACAGGAAATGACCTTGATTCATTAGCAGAACTATTGGACTTATACAGAGTATTTTATCAACAAAAATCAAATATTAATGGTGCAAAAGAGTTTATTAAAGACAGATTAAGCAACGAGGAATCTGTTATTTTTATAGCCTTTGATGAAAATAATCCTATTGGCTTTGTTCAATTATACCCTTCTTTTTCGTCTGTTAGTCTGAAGCGGACATGGATCTTAAACGATTTGTATGTAATGGAAAGTGTTCGTGGCAAAGGGTTTGGCGAAAAGTTAATTAAAAAAGCCATTTCATTTGCAGCGGACACAGGTGCAAAAGGAATATTACTTGAGACCAATGTAGAAAATATAACAGCACAAAAGCTTTATGAAAAAATCGGTTTCACGAAAGAAAAAAACTACTTCTATTTCTTTTCAATTTGA
- a CDS encoding helix-turn-helix domain-containing protein encodes MLNGNTIKKIRINKGYTQKYVAKDILSQSSYSKFEAELSDVHSIAYINFLDRLDMTLEEVRFINNDFKHGQVQQIINNFFSLPYNDVTALEKIKIEINNALKKHQNILLLDIKLICEALISLNIKNDINIVRIIERLELYDGFQNSQKLIISFKINLTLLLIKEGDFLKALEMLTIIIQKHKKSMSYQSLAVCFARISICNNKLGRTNATTCIQQARLLLKIYDDLDFLVNVEKEYAYYK; translated from the coding sequence TTGCTGAATGGAAATACAATAAAAAAAATAAGGATAAATAAAGGGTATACACAAAAGTATGTTGCTAAAGACATCCTCTCCCAGTCATCATATTCTAAGTTTGAAGCTGAACTATCAGATGTTCATTCTATTGCCTATATAAATTTTCTGGATAGATTAGATATGACTTTGGAAGAAGTAAGATTTATTAATAATGATTTCAAACATGGACAGGTTCAGCAAATAATCAATAACTTCTTTTCATTACCCTATAATGATGTAACTGCATTGGAAAAGATAAAAATAGAAATTAATAATGCTTTAAAAAAACACCAAAACATTTTATTACTGGATATTAAACTTATATGTGAAGCACTAATATCCCTTAATATTAAGAATGATATTAATATCGTTCGTATTATTGAAAGACTTGAACTTTATGATGGATTTCAGAATTCACAAAAATTAATAATTTCATTTAAAATTAATCTCACATTATTACTTATTAAAGAGGGAGACTTTTTAAAAGCGTTAGAAATGTTAACTATAATTATTCAAAAGCATAAAAAATCGATGTCATACCAATCACTTGCGGTTTGTTTTGCTAGAATTTCCATTTGCAATAATAAGTTAGGAAGAACCAACGCAACCACTTGTATCCAGCAAGCCCGACTGCTTCTAAAAATTTACGATGACTTGGATTTTTTGGTTAATGTCGAAAAAGAATATGCTTACTATAAATGA
- the aroA gene encoding 3-phosphoshikimate 1-carboxyvinyltransferase, whose protein sequence is MFNLSNVDLKARSPWSTLNQVQSVSLSPPEVQSINGEISIPGSKSLTNRALILAALANGTSTLSGILKSDDSYWCIDVLNSLGIKTELEGDTITVHGNNAVWPNENADLYIGAAGTIARFLPGALAVAKKGNWVIEASNSMSERPVKPLIDVLTAMGAKIDYLDKDGYFPLRIIANELTGGSVSISGKISSQFISGVLLASPYAKKAVTVTIPDRIVQPDYVEITLNLMEKFGVQAQFTEDLREIVNPQSEYKSCDLELEADASTVSYFLALAAITNGRIKITNLSPENSQPDINMINVYEKMGCTVTRGEGFIELVGTPKLKGGFEISMLDMSDQTLTLAAIAPFATGPITIRDVEHIRYHESDRISAICTELQKLGIKVEEYKDGLTVYPGTPHAATLDSYDDHRVAMSLALIGAKVPGVVINDPGCVSKTCPTFFDLLQQLGVNVEYSN, encoded by the coding sequence GTGTTTAATTTGAGTAATGTAGATTTGAAAGCACGGTCACCGTGGTCAACCTTAAATCAAGTTCAAAGTGTAAGTCTATCTCCACCTGAAGTGCAATCCATTAACGGTGAAATAAGCATACCAGGGAGTAAAAGTCTTACGAATAGAGCGTTGATACTAGCAGCTTTAGCTAACGGAACTTCAACATTATCCGGAATCTTAAAAAGTGATGATTCATATTGGTGTATCGATGTACTCAATAGCCTTGGCATCAAGACCGAACTAGAAGGGGATACGATTACCGTTCATGGCAATAATGCAGTTTGGCCAAATGAAAATGCAGACTTATACATTGGGGCTGCAGGCACGATTGCTCGTTTTCTTCCTGGTGCATTAGCAGTTGCGAAAAAAGGAAATTGGGTTATTGAGGCAAGTAACAGTATGAGTGAACGGCCAGTAAAACCTTTAATAGACGTACTTACCGCAATGGGAGCAAAGATCGACTATCTGGATAAAGACGGTTATTTCCCTCTCCGTATAATAGCAAATGAACTCACGGGAGGTTCAGTTAGTATTTCTGGAAAGATTTCAAGTCAATTTATAAGTGGCGTGCTACTGGCAAGTCCGTATGCAAAAAAAGCTGTAACTGTAACGATCCCTGATCGCATTGTTCAGCCAGACTACGTTGAAATAACACTAAATCTAATGGAGAAATTCGGAGTACAAGCCCAATTTACTGAAGACCTTAGGGAAATTGTTAATCCTCAATCAGAATACAAGAGCTGTGATCTCGAGTTAGAAGCAGATGCTTCAACTGTAAGTTATTTTTTAGCCTTAGCAGCTATTACGAATGGTCGCATTAAGATCACCAATCTTTCTCCCGAAAACAGTCAACCTGATATTAATATGATTAATGTCTATGAAAAAATGGGGTGCACTGTTACTAGAGGAGAAGGCTTTATTGAGTTAGTTGGAACACCTAAGTTGAAGGGCGGGTTTGAGATTAGCATGCTCGATATGTCAGATCAGACGTTGACACTAGCCGCAATCGCTCCATTTGCAACGGGTCCGATTACAATCAGAGATGTTGAACATATTCGCTATCATGAATCAGATCGAATAAGTGCTATTTGTACAGAATTACAAAAGTTGGGCATTAAAGTCGAAGAGTATAAAGACGGGTTAACCGTTTACCCAGGAACACCACATGCTGCAACATTGGATTCCTATGACGATCATCGAGTGGCAATGTCATTAGCATTGATTGGCGCAAAGGTTCCGGGGGTGGTCATTAATGATCCAGGGTGTGTGTCAAAGACTTGTCCAACTTTTTTTGACTTACTGCAGCAATTAGGTGTGAATGTTGAGTATTCAAATTGA
- a CDS encoding helix-turn-helix transcriptional regulator — protein MFGWSPSNGYLYNIAREMEETNLLVGFWPDERRTIRKLYKTDESEQFYIIVSASLTERIIQVRRYLHYVLKTV, from the coding sequence TTGTTTGGTTGGTCTCCATCTAATGGCTATTTGTACAATATAGCGCGTGAAATGGAAGAAACAAATTTATTGGTTGGTTTCTGGCCAGATGAAAGAAGAACAATTCGTAAATTATATAAAACGGATGAAAGTGAACAATTCTACATAATCGTATCAGCTTCATTGACTGAAAGAATCATCCAAGTTCGTAGATACTTACATTACGTTTTAAAAACGGTATGA